Proteins encoded together in one Penaeus vannamei isolate JL-2024 chromosome 9, ASM4276789v1, whole genome shotgun sequence window:
- the LOC113819239 gene encoding tripartite motif-containing protein 3 → MDEEGLSCIICEEQYSDRRNPQALNCGHSFCTPCLNQLFMQNFRTCPECRAVIRNASVKTIPINYSLLRLVRPQGAQASKPSPKAVKEPNGGKCQAHGSIMFFWCVKCCTWVCRDCLVLDHPDPPRGSCVIKAPKEAAADMVQADNQKVKVMIADIEGIIKVMESASLHVEQQKKQSENRITALKQEMTELEATVQSYTAKQQEVTKNVTDMKT, encoded by the coding sequence ATGGACGAGGAAGGATTAAGTTGCATCATTTGTGAGGAGCAGTATAGTGATCGAAGAAATCCTCAGGCACTTAACTGCGGACACTCCTTTTGTACTCCTTGTCTCAACCAGCTCTTCATGCAGAACTTTAGAACGTGTCCCGAATGCCGCGCCGTCATTAGAAATGCCTCAGTCAAGACCATTCCCATAAACTACTCGCTGCTCAGGCTGGTCCGGCCGCAGGGAGCTCAGGCATCGAAGCCATCCCCAAAAGCGGTCAAGGAGCCGAATGGCGGGAAATGTCAAGCTCATGGATCCATAATGTTCTTTTGGTGTGTGAAGTGTTGCACTTGGGTGTGCCGCGACTGCCTAGTTTTGGACCACCCTGATCCTCCACGGGGCAGCTGCGTGATCAAGGCGCCTAAAGAAGCGGCGGCAGACATGGTACAAGCCGATAATCAGAAAGTCAAGGTCATGATTGCAGATATCGAGGGGATAATCAAGGTGATGGAATCTGCAAGTCTTCACGTCGAACAACAGAAGAAACAGTCTGAGAATAGGATCACTGCTCTGAAACAAGAGATGACAGAATTGGAGGCCACTGTTCAAAGTTATACGGCCAAACAGCAAGAAGTCACTAAGAATGTTACAGATATGAAGACTTAG